In Mycobacterium sp. Aquia_213, the sequence CCGGTGGTGTCGGTATCCAGCCATCGCTCGATGAGCCAGTCGTTGGTCGCCGCGCAGATGCGGCTGTTCAGCAGGTAGTCGGCGATGTTCCCCCGGGTGAGCGGGTTGAGGATGGCGAGGTCCACGCCGCCTTCGTCGAACAGATGGCGGCACACCGTGTCACGGTCCGAGCCTGGGTATTTCCCGTCGTAGAGGTCGGCGCGATAATCCCCACCCGGGGCCTGGTACCACTGCTGCTCGACGTCGGGAATAGCGCGTTGCTGGTACGCGGACGCGATGTATTTCCGGATCTCGGCGTTATAGCGGAAATGCGGCTGAACATTCGTATCAATGATGAGACTGGGATCGCTCATGCGGTCAGATACACCGTCCCATCGGTTATCTCGACGGCATAGGTGCGGGTTCGCCTGCGTGGATGCGCAACGGTTTTGCCAGTAGTGATGTCGAATTCCCACTGGTGCCATGGACAACGGATGATCTTGCCGTCATTGACTCGTTTTAGGTGGCCGGGTTCGTCGGGTGCGTACTCGTTGGTTCCGCCGACTAGTCCCTCGCACAGGGGCGCGCCCTCGTGTGAGCAATAGTTCGCGATCGCATACACGGTGCCGTCGATGTTGTATACGCCGACGCCAAATTTCCCTACCGGCACGATCTTTGAGGCGCCAGGAGGTAGTTCGTCGAGTGCGCACACGGCGTGCCGTTGCATCATGGGCGAGTCCCGATCGCGGTCGCGCTCAGCTGCTGGACGAACTCGGTGATACCGGGGGCGAGCAGCGGCCACCGCTGGAACGGTGAAGCACCGCTGGCGAATGCATTGTCAGCGGATCCGCCTAACAGGGTTGCGGGGCCGAAATCGACCTCCCGCAGCAGACCAGCCAGAGCGTCGGCCCACAGCGCGGACTCTGATTCCGCGTCGAACGACACGCTCGAATGCCCGCAGTTCGGCCGGTCCCACAGCAGCACGCTGAAGCCGTTTTCGGCGAGGGCTTCGCCGAGTTCCCGTATTCCGCCGGCCTCCATTCCATAGCGCCCGCCCGGCGTCAGGACGATGCGTGGACCTTCTCCCAGGATCTCGAAGGCGATCTTCAGGGCACCGACCTGAGTCTCGGGCACCTTAACCTCCTTGTTGACCGGGCAGACCTGGACATGGGCCAGCACGCCTTGCGCAGGCAAAATACGATAGTTACCATGATCGTTACCGTTAACGTTACTGTTAACAGGTAGCCCGCGGCAACCCGCCCGGGAGGCTGCCCATCAGCTTCAGGGTGGCGGCCATGCGGCGCGGCTGTCGGCCCGCCCCACCAGGAGGACCGCCACCGAAGATGCCTTACGTCATCACGCAATCCTGCTGCAAGGACGCGTCTTGCACCGCGGTCTGCCCGGTGAACTGCATCCATCCGCGACTCGATGACGCCACATTCACCACCGCGGAAAGTCTTTACATCGATCCCGATGCTTGCATCGAGTGCGGGGCGTGCGTCGAGGAGTGCCCCGTCGACGCCATCGTCGCCGACGACGAGTTGACCGACTCCCAGCTGCGCTACCTGGATATCAGCTCGGCTTATTTCCAGAGCCGCACGCACAGCGCCGACGACTTGCGCATGACGGTTCTGCGCCCCGGCGCCGATCTGTCCGGGATTCGGATCGCGGTCGTCGGGTCCGGTCCTGCGGGCATGTACGCCGTCTGGGAATTGCTCGAACACAAAGGCATCGCGGTGGACGTCTACGACCGCTCATGGGCACCGTTCGGGCTGATTCGCACGGGGGTGGCTCCCGATCACCCGGAGACGAAATCGATCACCGACCTGTTCGAGCGCGCCGCACGCAAACCCAACGTGACCATGCACCTTGGCGTCGAGGTCGGCACCCACGTCTCGCATGAGGAGTTGTCGGGCGCCTACAGCGCCGTTATCTACGCCACCGGAGCCTCTGCAAACCGCACGACCGGCCTGCCCGGCGCGCATCTCAACGGCGTGCATTCGGCGACTGGGTTCGCCGGCTGGTACAACGGCGATCCCGACCAAGCAGATCTGGTATTCAACCTGTCCGGCGAACGTGCGGTCATAATCGGCAACGGCAATGTGGCACTCGACATCGCACGCGTGCTGCTCACCGATCCCGCTGAGCTCATAAACACAGATATCGCCGAGCACGCCCTGAAAGCATTGAGCAAGAGCAACATCCGTGAGGTTGTGATCGTCGGGCGGCGGGGTCCTGCTCAGGCGGCGTACACCAACCCCGAACTGATCGCCCTGCTCGACCTCCCCGGAGTGGACGTGATCATCGACCCCGGCGACGCGGTCATCGATCCCGTCACCGCACAGCAGCTCGCGCAGCCGGAAGTCGAGCCGGCTGCCCTCCTGAAAGCTGAACTGGTTCAGGAGATTTCGCGCCGGCCGACCACTGGCGCGACACGGCGGATCGTCTTGAAGTACCGGCGTTCACCGACACGCTTCTGCGGGGCGAAGCAACTCTCCTCCGTCCGCCTGGCCCGAAACACGCTGGTGTCCAATGATGACGGCCGAATCAGAGTCCAGACAGGTCCGGAATCCGACGAACTCAGCACCGGCCTGGTGTTCGAGTCGGTCGGACACCATGGTGTTCCAGTCAAGGGCGTGCCCTTCGATTTGGCGCGCGGCGTGATTCCCAACCACCGGGGCGGCGTGTTGGCATCGCCCGGGGGCGAGTCGCTCCCAGGCGTCTACGTGACGGGTTGGATCAAACGAGGTCCATCGGGTGTGATCGGCAGCAACAAGCGATGCGCCCGGGAAACGGTGGCGCATCTGGTGGCAGATGTGGCGGCCGGCGCGGTCGTCCCGGCCCCCGACCAGAGCAGCTTCCGCGAGTTGCTGCGGCAGCGACAGCCAAACGCCATCGGCTTCGATGGCTGGCGGCGGATCGACGCCGCCGAGAGGCGGACCGGCCAACGGACGGGACGACCGCGCATCAAGCTCACCGAGCCCGCGGCGATGTTGCGCGTCGCGACCCAGGAGGAACAGTACCCGCCGGACCGGCCGGGCCTGAATGAGAGCACGAGAGGTTCATACACACACCAATGATGCTTGAACACAGCGATTTCCGTATTCGAGGCGCCCGCCGGGCTAGGAGGATGATTTGACCGTTTCACAGGTTGTTTTCGACCCGTTTTCTGACGATTTTTTCAACGCGCCATATGAGACCTACCGGCGGCTGCGTGATGAGGCCCCGGTCTATTACAACGACGAGTACGATTTCTACGCGCTGACCAGGCACGCCGATGTCGCGGCCGGATTGAAAGATTTCGAGACGTTCTCGTCGGCACGTGGAATCGACCTCGAAATGGTGCAGTCTGACAACCCGGTGCCGCCGCTGGTCATCATGATGGACCCGCCCGCACACCGACGGATGCGTAACCTGGTCAACAAGGTCTTCACCCCCCGCGCCATCCAACGTCAACAACAGATGGTCACCGAGCAGATCGAGCGGTTCCTCAGCGCCGCCGACCCGGAGAATTTCGATGTGGTGCAAGACTTCTCCGCGTTGTTTCCGGTCGAGGTGATTACCGGGATGTTGGGTGTCCCGGCAGAGCTTCGCCAACAGGTCCGGCTGTTGCTCGACAAGCAGCTCGAGCGGGAATACGGCAAGATCGGAATGCCGGAGGCCGGACTTCAGGCGGGTATCGAGACCGCGCTGATGTACTACAACATCATCCAGGATCGCCGTGCCGAGCCGCGCGACGACATGATCAGCTCGCTGATCGCCGTCGAGGTCGACCGTGAGGACGGCACCAAAACCAAGCTCGATGACGTCGAAATCACCGGTTTCGCATCGCTGTTGGGCGGGGCCGGCGCCGAGACAGTGACCAAGCTAGTCGGCAACGCGGTCGTCACCTTGGCTGAGCACCCTGATCAGTGGCAGATGTTGCTCGATGATCGCAGCAAGATTCCGGCAGCCATAGAGGAGCTGCTGCGCTGGGAAGCACCCGCCCAGTATGTGGTGCGCTACAGCATGAAAGAAGTCGAGTTGCACGGCACCACCATCCCGGCGGGCAAACCCGTCATGCTGGTCGCGGGTTCAGCGAACCGGGACGAGCGCGCCTTCACCGACGCCGATACCTTCGACATCGAGCGTGATCGCGGCGAGGCGCAGAACCTCGGGCTGGGCTACGGCATACACAGCTGTCTGGGTGCCGCATTGGCACGGATGGAGAGTGCTATTGCGCTCGATAAGCTGCTCGATTTCATGCCCCGATATGAGATTCAGCACGACGGGTTGAAACGCGTCGCCATGACGAATGTGACTGGCTGGCACAACGTGCCGGTGCGAGTGCAGCGATGAGAGTCGATATCGGCTTTGGCCTCTGTGAGGCGAACGGCATATCGGGACCACCATTGGATGCGACTACGCTCCCTGCGGGTAACCGCACGGAGCAATCGGCAGGTATGCCATGGGACTCGATGAGGACACGTGAACGTCTTGAGGTCTTGTGGGCAAGCTGATCGGATTGTTCTAGGAGAAGGGCGCCCTAAGTGGTCACCCGCGAGCCGGAATCTGGCTCTGATCGCCCTGGGAGCCTCCGCCGAGGCTAATCGGCTATCGAGTCTGGGTCTAGCCGGTCGACAGGCACGCCGTTGATGTAGGTGGCTCGACCCATGCCCATGGAGAAGTCCGAGGACTCGACGGTCATCAGGTTGAAGAAGACATCCTCCGGGCGGACGCGGAGCTTGTCCTGCAATTCGCCCACGACGGCCTTATAGAACGCGGCCTTCTGATCGCCGCTAGCGACATCAAGAAAAATCAATTGGATGAAGATGCAATTCTCGGACCGGTAGTAGCTCAGGTAATCCGCGTCGAACAGGAAGTTCTCCGGCTTGTGCTCTGAGATGACCTGGAATCGGTCCTCGGGAACCCCAAGGCAGGTGATCATCTGCTCGTACACAATGTCGGCGATCGTACGTCGGTACTCGGCGGACTTGCCTTCAATGAGGTCGATGCGGGCCAGAGGCACAGTTGTATCCTTCCACTCGGTTCGTTGCCGCAGAAAAGGTCCCGGCGTTGCTTGCATATGGAGTCATTTTGATAGCGGCACACCGGATTTCCTAGCTCTGACAACGTCGCGAGGCCTCGCTGGCGCTTTCCCGGCACGGCGTTGAGCTTCGCGACGTCCACCTGGACCGACGTTAAATGGATTCTTAGCGATAGTTAGAAGCGCTTGCCTGTTCCATCCAGTCCCATAGGGCCCGCTCGCGATCGGCGTCGTATGACTCGCCGGAAGACGCCGTGGCCTGGGTGCGGTGTATGTAGGAGCCGGTGGGAGCTGTTGTCACACCGAGGATTACGTCGGCGAGTTTGCGACCTGCGACCGGTGCGGTGTCGACGATGGGCGTGGCCTCCAGAACCGGAATGATCCATTTCATCAACAGCGGGAGTGCACCGCCTGCATCTCGGGAGAGCCCCGTGCCCGTCACGAGACTCGGGTTGTAGGAGACGATGTCGATGCCTTCAGGTAGTCGGCGGGCCCATTCGTGTACGAGGTGGATGCCGGCCAACTTGCTCGTTGCGTAAGCGCGGCGGCCTGCGCGGACGTGGCCGGGCCGGTTGAATGCGCCCGGCTGGGAGAGGACCTCGGGAGTTGACCATCGGGGTGGGGGCAGCGTGCCGCCGGTGTGCCGGAAGTCGCCGAAGTGAGCGTCGCTGACAGTGACAACGATGCGCGCCGGTGCTTGAAGGTGCGGGTGCAATCGTCTCAGGAGCAGGTGGGTCGACAAGACGTTGACGGCGAAGGTCGTCTCGTACCCGTCGACGGTGGTGTGGAGCGCGTCGGCGAGGTGGACGCCGCCGTTGCAGACGACGCCTCGAAGAGCGGGAAGCTCACCGGCGTCGAGGAGGTCCTCCAGCTGTGCTGCGGCATTTTCGATGCTTGCCTTGCTTGCGAGATCGGTGCCGATCATCGACACCTCGGGTGAGATCTCTTGCAGGCGGGGGAGTGCCTCGGCGCCGGAGGTTTCTCGCGCTAAAAGCACTAGGTGAATCTCGGGACTGCGGCGCAGGATGTCGCGCGCCGCTTCGAACCCGATTCCCCGCGTGGCGCCAGTCATGACGATGGTCTGGGTGGTTGCGCTCATGTGCTCAATGTGCGGGACCTCGTGCGGGCGGGCAAGGCCTTGTCGAGCCTGGTACCGGCAGGGCCATGCTTGTTGGGTTCCGCCGCACATGGCCGAAGGCACAATAGTGGCGTGCAGGCCACGTGACGAGCAATGACCGGGCGGACTTCGGGGAGTACTTGCGTCGTCGACGCTCTCAGATGGCGCCCCCGGGTCGGCCGGGCGGCGCGCGGGCGTCACACCGGCGGGTTCCGGGGCTGCGCCGCCAGGAGCTGTCCGATGTCGCCGGAATCTCCGTCGAGTACTACACACGCCTCGAGCAGGGTCGTGCGCCGCGTCCCTCCCGCGAGGTTCTCGCGGCGTTGGCAAGAGCCTTCGAACTTTCGGGCGTCGAAAGGGCCCACTTGTTTCGACTCGCCGGTGAACTTCCCCCCGAGCCCGACGCTCCCGACACCGAGGTACGTCCGGGTCTGCTGCGATTGATGCGCAGTCTCGATGACAGCACACCGATCACTATTCACGACGGACACTTGGACCTGTTGGCGCACAATGCCGCCGCAGCAGAACTCTTCGGGCCGCTCTCTATCGGAGGGCCGTATGGTCGCAACATTGTCTACCAGTGCTTCACGGCTGCACCACTTCGCGACGTCCTCGGTGAGGACGGGACCGACCAGCTCGCAAGCGAGTCCACGGCTCAACTCCGCTTGGCGCTGAGTCGGTACCCCGATGATGGGTATCTACAGTCCCTGTTCGGCGAGCTGTCCGCAATCAGCGCAGCATTCCGCGCCCATTGGGAGCGTGGTGAGGTCGGCGCGCGGCGGTCAGCGGTCAAGCGACTGCGCCACCCGACCCGTGGCTGGCTGAGTTTCGACAGCGAGGTGTTACACGATCCCGAGCGCGACCATTGGGTGATGCTCTATACCCCCCGCGACACCCCCTGACCCTGCGACCCCGGAGCGATACCGCACACATCGAATACTGCATCTCCGAAAGTTCGTGTGCCGACCGCGGCCTGAGACTCCAGTGATGTCCTGACTCAACAGGTTTAGCCTGCGGCGTGCAGCTGACGGCCCGGCATCGGCATCACCCACGCCAACACCCCGGTACTGATCCTCGTCGCCGCCACCACCGTCACCGTCATCAGCAAAACCGGCCACCACGTCCTAAGCAGCCACCACATCGACCCCGACAAAAACTATTGGCGCAACCAAAACAAAAACCCCGGCCGATGGCCGGGGAATCTGTAACCCATGTCGCGACTCAGAACAAAGAGTGGTCCTCCGTGAAGCTCTTTCGAACCAAAATGGACACTTTGTCAAATTAAGTAGTTTGGCTAGCTTTCTTGCCCATAACAACAGGGGTCAGGCATCGCCGCAGGTCAGGGCTACGGTACCGCGAAAGTACCGCATGACCCGCCAACTCAGCCGGGCCGAGCTGCAGCAGATCATCGAGCTCTACCGCTCCGGTCTGTCTACGTACAAGTTGGCGGCGCGCTTCGGGACGAACCGCCACACCATCGCCAGCCATTTAAAGCGCGGTGGAGTGACGCTGCGCTCCCCATACGACC encodes:
- a CDS encoding tautomerase family protein, whose translation is MPLARIDLIEGKSAEYRRTIADIVYEQMITCLGVPEDRFQVISEHKPENFLFDADYLSYYRSENCIFIQLIFLDVASGDQKAAFYKAVVGELQDKLRVRPEDVFFNLMTVESSDFSMGMGRATYINGVPVDRLDPDSIAD
- a CDS encoding alpha/beta fold hydrolase, with amino-acid sequence MPETQVGALKIAFEILGEGPRIVLTPGGRYGMEAGGIRELGEALAENGFSVLLWDRPNCGHSSVSFDAESESALWADALAGLLREVDFGPATLLGGSADNAFASGASPFQRWPLLAPGITEFVQQLSATAIGTRP
- a CDS encoding FAD-dependent oxidoreductase, producing the protein MPYVITQSCCKDASCTAVCPVNCIHPRLDDATFTTAESLYIDPDACIECGACVEECPVDAIVADDELTDSQLRYLDISSAYFQSRTHSADDLRMTVLRPGADLSGIRIAVVGSGPAGMYAVWELLEHKGIAVDVYDRSWAPFGLIRTGVAPDHPETKSITDLFERAARKPNVTMHLGVEVGTHVSHEELSGAYSAVIYATGASANRTTGLPGAHLNGVHSATGFAGWYNGDPDQADLVFNLSGERAVIIGNGNVALDIARVLLTDPAELINTDIAEHALKALSKSNIREVVIVGRRGPAQAAYTNPELIALLDLPGVDVIIDPGDAVIDPVTAQQLAQPEVEPAALLKAELVQEISRRPTTGATRRIVLKYRRSPTRFCGAKQLSSVRLARNTLVSNDDGRIRVQTGPESDELSTGLVFESVGHHGVPVKGVPFDLARGVIPNHRGGVLASPGGESLPGVYVTGWIKRGPSGVIGSNKRCARETVAHLVADVAAGAVVPAPDQSSFRELLRQRQPNAIGFDGWRRIDAAERRTGQRTGRPRIKLTEPAAMLRVATQEEQYPPDRPGLNESTRGSYTHQ
- a CDS encoding cytochrome P450 is translated as MTVSQVVFDPFSDDFFNAPYETYRRLRDEAPVYYNDEYDFYALTRHADVAAGLKDFETFSSARGIDLEMVQSDNPVPPLVIMMDPPAHRRMRNLVNKVFTPRAIQRQQQMVTEQIERFLSAADPENFDVVQDFSALFPVEVITGMLGVPAELRQQVRLLLDKQLEREYGKIGMPEAGLQAGIETALMYYNIIQDRRAEPRDDMISSLIAVEVDREDGTKTKLDDVEITGFASLLGGAGAETVTKLVGNAVVTLAEHPDQWQMLLDDRSKIPAAIEELLRWEAPAQYVVRYSMKEVELHGTTIPAGKPVMLVAGSANRDERAFTDADTFDIERDRGEAQNLGLGYGIHSCLGAALARMESAIALDKLLDFMPRYEIQHDGLKRVAMTNVTGWHNVPVRVQR
- a CDS encoding Rieske (2Fe-2S) protein, with product MMQRHAVCALDELPPGASKIVPVGKFGVGVYNIDGTVYAIANYCSHEGAPLCEGLVGGTNEYAPDEPGHLKRVNDGKIIRCPWHQWEFDITTGKTVAHPRRRTRTYAVEITDGTVYLTA
- a CDS encoding SDR family NAD(P)-dependent oxidoreductase; the encoded protein is MSATTQTIVMTGATRGIGFEAARDILRRSPEIHLVLLARETSGAEALPRLQEISPEVSMIGTDLASKASIENAAAQLEDLLDAGELPALRGVVCNGGVHLADALHTTVDGYETTFAVNVLSTHLLLRRLHPHLQAPARIVVTVSDAHFGDFRHTGGTLPPPRWSTPEVLSQPGAFNRPGHVRAGRRAYATSKLAGIHLVHEWARRLPEGIDIVSYNPSLVTGTGLSRDAGGALPLLMKWIIPVLEATPIVDTAPVAGRKLADVILGVTTAPTGSYIHRTQATASSGESYDADRERALWDWMEQASASNYR
- a CDS encoding helix-turn-helix transcriptional regulator; translation: MTSNDRADFGEYLRRRRSQMAPPGRPGGARASHRRVPGLRRQELSDVAGISVEYYTRLEQGRAPRPSREVLAALARAFELSGVERAHLFRLAGELPPEPDAPDTEVRPGLLRLMRSLDDSTPITIHDGHLDLLAHNAAAAELFGPLSIGGPYGRNIVYQCFTAAPLRDVLGEDGTDQLASESTAQLRLALSRYPDDGYLQSLFGELSAISAAFRAHWERGEVGARRSAVKRLRHPTRGWLSFDSEVLHDPERDHWVMLYTPRDTP